From Streptomyces sp. SAI-135:
CACCCGTTACGGGACGCGGCGCCAGGCCCTGTACGACCTGAACGAACTGGCCGCGCTCGTGGCCGGCGAGACCGCACCGGCGCACGACGCCTGACCGGCGGTCCTCCCGCACCAGCACCTCACCTGATCCATCCACCACCCCACCGTCCGGCCACCGCCGCGCGGTGCCGACCCATGCCCGAAAACGGGCCGTCGGCACGGTTCATCGAGGAGAGACAGCAGTGGACACAGCGCAGATCACCCAGCTCCCGCAGACGTCCCCGTGGCAGCAGCACTGGCAGACACGGCGTGACCCCTTCGTCGACGAGTGCCTGCGGGCCCGGCAGAACCTGCTCGCCGACCTGAAGGACCCGGCCGGCGCCCAGGCCCGCGTCCTCGACGACCTCATCGACATCGGCGCCGCCTCACTGCACTGGAAGGAGAAGGGGTACGACGTGATCGCCGCCGACCCGGCCCGCTTCCGGTCGGTCCTGCCGGTCATGCGCTACAACGACTTCGTCGAGGAGATCGACCGCGAGACCCGCACCAAGGGCGGCATCCTGTCGTGCAGCCCGGTGCTGCGCTGGCTGAAGACCAGCGGCACGACCGGCACCCCCAAGCGGGTCCCGTACACGCTGCACTGGCTGCTGACGTACCGGATCCCCGCCATGAAGGCCATGTGGGGCACCTGCCTGGAGCTCCACCCCGAGATCCTCGCGCACCCCTGGGCCACCCTGGACACCCAGACGGTCCGCGAGGACGTCTACGACTTCGTGCACGGGGTCGAGCACCAGGCCATCAGCAACCGGCACCCGCAGCTCAACAGCCGGGACTGGAACCCGCCGTGGTACGAGTCCCCGTGGTTCGGCCCCGACACGCCCACCAGCCACGCCGGGCGGATGTACCACCGGGTGCGCAACCTCGTCGGCAAGGACCTGCACTACATCTCGGCCATCAACCCCAGCACCCTGGTCTCCTTGCGCGACCTGATCGCGGAGCACGGCGCCGAGCTGGTGCGCGACCTGCGCGAGGGAACTCTGCACGGCAGGCCCTGGACCGATCCCGACGAGCGGGCCGCCGCACACCTCGACGTCGTGCTGGCGAAGGACGACTTCAGCCTGGTCGACGTCTGGCCGTCCCTGACCCTGTACAGCTGCTGGCTGTCGGCCTCCGCCGAGCTGTACCGGCCGCGCCTGGACGCCGTCCTGCCCGGCGTCGCCAAGCTCCCGTTCATGAGCTGCGGCACCGAGGGCGTCACCACCATCCCCGTGGACGACACGCTGGAGAGCCAGCCGCTCGCGGTCAGCCAGGCCTACTTCGAGTTCGTCCCCGCCGACGTACCGCTGGGCGCGCTCCTGGACGCCGGCGAGAAGGTCGAGACGCTGCTGTACGACGAGGTGGAGGCGGGCCGCGACTACCACCTGATCATGTCCCAGGGGAACGGCCTGTACCGGCTGTGGACCGGGGACATCTACCGCGTCGACCGGATCGTGGACGGCACGCCCTGGATCCACTTCACCCACCGCGACGGCGTCTTCCACTCCTTCACCGGCGAGAAGATCACCGAGGGCCAGGTCACCCAGGCCATCCGCCAGGGCCTCGCGGCCGGCGGCCTGGAGACCGGGCTGTACATGTGCGGACCGCGCTGGGACGAGCTGCCCTCCTACACGGTCGTCGTCGAAGTGCCGGAGCCCGCGGCGGAGTTGGACCGGGAACTGTCCGGCGCGATCGACCGCGAGCTGTCCGTCATCAACATCGAGTACGCCTCGAAACGCGACAGCGGCCGCCTCGCCGGACTGCGGGTGCGCACCGTGGCGCAGGGCGCGATCGCCGCGTACGTCGAGTCCCGGCGGCAGCGGGGCAACGCCACCCAGTACAAGTACAAGCCCTTCCAGCAGGACGTCGACTTCGTCGACGCCATCGTCGGCTGAGCAGTCAACCACCCTTCGAGCAACAGGAGTTCGACCGTGATCGAGACCATCAGGCCCCCGCAGAACATCCGCCGCGAGATCATCGACGTACCGTGCGGAGACACCCGGCTCGCCCTGCACGTCTGGCGGCCCGAGCGGATCAAGGGAGCCGTCTTCTACTTCCACGGACTCCAGAGCCACGCCGGGTGGCTGTGGGAAGTGGGCCCGCGCTTCGCCGACAACGACATCGCGTTCTTCGTCCTCGACCGGCGCGGCAGCGGGATCAGCCCCGGCGCACGCGGCGAGATACCGGACGCCGGCACCGTCCTCGACGACTACGCGCAGGCCGCCGCGCTCGTCCGGGAGATGATCGGCGACACCGTGCCCCTGTCCCTGTTCGGACACTGCCTCGGCGGCTCCTTCATGGCGGCCCTGATGTGCCACGAGGGGTTCACCACCTCGTACGACGCCGCCGTGTTCTGCTCCTCCTGGCTCGGCCGGATG
This genomic window contains:
- a CDS encoding GH3 auxin-responsive promoter family protein yields the protein MDTAQITQLPQTSPWQQHWQTRRDPFVDECLRARQNLLADLKDPAGAQARVLDDLIDIGAASLHWKEKGYDVIAADPARFRSVLPVMRYNDFVEEIDRETRTKGGILSCSPVLRWLKTSGTTGTPKRVPYTLHWLLTYRIPAMKAMWGTCLELHPEILAHPWATLDTQTVREDVYDFVHGVEHQAISNRHPQLNSRDWNPPWYESPWFGPDTPTSHAGRMYHRVRNLVGKDLHYISAINPSTLVSLRDLIAEHGAELVRDLREGTLHGRPWTDPDERAAAHLDVVLAKDDFSLVDVWPSLTLYSCWLSASAELYRPRLDAVLPGVAKLPFMSCGTEGVTTIPVDDTLESQPLAVSQAYFEFVPADVPLGALLDAGEKVETLLYDEVEAGRDYHLIMSQGNGLYRLWTGDIYRVDRIVDGTPWIHFTHRDGVFHSFTGEKITEGQVTQAIRQGLAAGGLETGLYMCGPRWDELPSYTVVVEVPEPAAELDRELSGAIDRELSVINIEYASKRDSGRLAGLRVRTVAQGAIAAYVESRRQRGNATQYKYKPFQQDVDFVDAIVG
- a CDS encoding alpha/beta fold hydrolase — translated: MIETIRPPQNIRREIIDVPCGDTRLALHVWRPERIKGAVFYFHGLQSHAGWLWEVGPRFADNDIAFFVLDRRGSGISPGARGEIPDAGTVLDDYAQAAALVREMIGDTVPLSLFGHCLGGSFMAALMCHEGFTTSYDAAVFCSSWLGRMHATLDAETRQAIAANRDEQLWDAGLRAGDFTDEAKYQHFIDHDDLAVRQLTRRSRAVLLDLEQRYLTGGPTTAPVPAATFVSGITDPIVDLDAAQSVFQDLVAGRGALMRFPTDRHYLFYTDVSDDLVDWTSTYTLLQGVNRGV